The Candidatus Eremiobacteraceae bacterium genomic interval GACGCGATCCGCGACAGAGTCCGGCACGAATTGCGTCGTGCCACGCTTCCGTCGCGAACCCTCACCCGCAACGATCTCCGCGAATTGCTCGTGCGCGCCTTCGCCGACGCGAACGACCGTCTTCTCCGCATGAGCGGCGGCGGAGACGATTACGTCTCCTCGGGAAGCACGTGCAGTCTCATCCTTATAGTAAGCGAGGAGGCGTTCGTCGCGCACATCGGCGACTCGCGGGCGTATCTGATGCGGCGCGGCGAACTCGTGCAGCTGACGAGCGATGAAGCCATCGAAACCGATTTCGTGCGCAGCGGCAGCGGCCAAGCTGGCGCCCGCTCATCGCGTCACGCGCTGCCGTTGCTGACGCGTGCTCTCGGAGTCGAGCCCGCGGCCAATGCGCCGCCCAAAGTCACGCACTACACCCTGCACCCGCATGACGCTCTGTTCTTGTGCACCGACGGCGCGTGCCGCGGTCTGTCGCATAGCGATATCCAAACATACCTCGCGTCGACCGATCGCGCGGACACGGTCGCCGAACGTATCGTCGGACGCTCTCGCGCGTGGGGCAACACGGACAACGCGACCGTGCTCTTCGTGCGCGACGCGAACGAGCACGGCACACCGCGCGAGACGCTCGCGATCCACCGCCGTTCGCGGCGCACGCTCGCTGCGATGTTCGTCGTTCTCGGCATATTCTGGATCGCCATGCTTTTCGGCGTCGGACTACGCGCGGCCGATGACCATCTCTATCTTGGGGTCGATCAGACCGGAACGGTGACGCTGTATGCGGGTCTCCCGACCGCGATCGGCGGCCTGCCGCTGCATTACGTGCGCGGGCGTTTCGGCACGCAAGTCTCTGCGCTGCCGGCAGCGGCGCGCCGAGAGCTCGAGACCGGACTGCCGGTCGATTCGGTCGGCGAAGCGTCGACGCTCGTCGATCAGTGGCGCGAGCAGCAGTCAAAGCCCTGACAGCGATCCGTCTGCACCGCAGCGACATGCCCTTGCTCGTCGTGGTCGGCGTCTGCGCCATCGTGCTCATGACGCTGCTGCCGTTGGACGGCCCCATCGCATGGTGGCCGCTCCCCTTCGTCGCGATCGGGTTCATCGTCTGGAGCATGATGGAGCCCGACGCCGATCCAGTGCTCCTTCCGATCCTCGCGGCGCTCTGCAGCATCGGCTTGCTCGTCGTCGGCCGGCTGGATGCCGATCTCGCCGGCCATCAAGCGCAGTGGATGCTGCTTGGCATCGCTATCGTCATCGTGGGAAGGCCTGCGTTCGCGCGATACCGCCGCCTCGTGTCCGTGGCGTATCCGTGGGTCGCGGGGACGCTGCTGTTGTTCGTCTTGCTCCGGTTCTTCGGCCACGAAGTCAACGGCGCGCGATTGTGGTTCACGTTTGGACGCTTCAACGCGCAGCCGGTCGAAATCGCGAAACTCTTCATGGTGTTCTTCATGGCGTCGTATCTCACGGAGAACGGGCTTGCGATCGCCGCGACGCCGCTCTCGCACGTGCGCGAAACGATCCGGCTCCTCGGGCCGCTCGTGCTCGGGTGGGGCGTCTCTATCGTGACCCTCGCGTTTCAGCGCGACGTCGGCATGGCGGCGTTGTTCTTGGGGATATTCCTCGTCATGCTCTACGCGGCGTCAAAACGCACGGATCTCGTCTTGCTGTTCGCATTGATCTTCGCCGCGGGCACGTGGTTCGTCGCGGCGCATTATCCGTACGTCGGGGCGCGCGTGTCGGGTTGGCTCGACCCGTGGAGCGACCCGCTTGGCCGGGGCTATCAGCCTGAACAAGGATACTTCTCGCTCGCGGCGGGCGGATTGTTCGGTACCGGCTACCACCTTGGCCAACCGGGATTTATCCCCGATGCTTCGACGGACTACGTGTTCGCGGCGTGGGCTGAAGAATTCGGAGCCATCGGCGGCTTCGCGCTGCTCGCGCTTTATCTCGCGCTGGTGACGCGAGCGCTACGAATCGCGTTCTTCGCCGACGATCGTTTTACGGCGTTGCTCGCGACCGGCTTCGCCGCCATTCTCGGCATTCAGGTCTTCGTGATCGTTGGCGGCGTCGTGGGGTTGGTGCCGCTGACCGGGATAACGCTTCCATTCATCTCATATGGCGGGTCGAGCATGGTGGCGAATATTTTAATGCTCGGACTGCTCCGTCAGTTCAGCGTGCGAGAGGCCGTAGAGTCCCGCAGCGCAGGCTTGAACCTCTCAACCGCGAAATCGACGGCATGACTTTCCAGCGGCCGCTCATCGCGATGATCGCGCTGACGGCCTTGCTCGGTCTTTCGTCCGTTCCGTCCTCAGCTCAGACGGCCATACTCGAAGCCGTGCAGTCGCAGCAGCTTCCAAACGGTCACGCGCGCGTGCTGCTCCAATTCAACGGCCCGGTCTCGCTTCGTCCGACGAGTCCGGCGCCGACGACGAATTATGTCTTGCAGATCGCCGGCGCCTCATCGGCGCCCAATGTGCCGACGCTGCAATCCATCAATATCGGCAACGTCCAATCAGTCGCGCTGCAGCAGTTCGGCACGACGCTGACGATCACGTTCGCTCTCACGTCTCCGGTCCAGCCCACCATTGCATCGTCGCCAAACGGGGTCTACGTCGTCGACGTGGCGCCCGGCCAAACGCCGGCCCAACCGCAGCGTTCGCCGTTCGGCGCGCCGTCGTATGCGACTCCAACGCCAACGCCGGCTTCGAACGGTCAGTTGACGAAGATGATCCGGCTGCGTTACGCGGACGTCTCCGAAGTCGTCGGCATCCTGACGAACACCGGCGGTCAGATCGCGCCGTCGTCGGTCTTCAATCCGCAGCCGAGCAATGTCGGCGTGCAGCAGAACGGTTTAGGCGAGGGCGGGTTCCAAGGCGGTTTCCAGGGCGGATTCCAAGGCGGCTTCCAGGGCGGGTTCGGTCAGCCGTCGGTCGGGGGCTACAATCAATCGCCGTTCGGGAATAATGGCTACGGCGGCGATCAGAGCGGCGCGCAGACCGGTCAGCGCATCAGCGACAATCTTGCGATCGACCGGCGCCTCAACGCCGTCATCCTGTCGGGAACGGCGGATCAGATCGCGCAGGCTGAAGCGATCATCCGCATCATCGACGTGCCGGTGGACAGCGTGCTGCTCGACACCGAGGTGCTTGAGGTCACGGATTCCGGAGCGAAGGCGCTGGGTTTAGACTATAGCCAGACTTCCACGGATCCCATCACGCATATCTATAACCAACAGTCGCAGATCCTCAACAACATCAACGCCGGGGCGGTCCCAGGTTCGATACCGCTGCAGTCCAACATCTTCTTGCTGGTCAGTAAAGGACTGGCGAAGGTGCTCGCGTCGCCGAAGATCCTGACCGAGGACAATCAGGCAGCGTACATATTGACAGGCGATTCGCTCCCGATCCGCGTCACCACCCCGACGAGCGTCGGCGGGGTCGGCGCGGTCTCGAGCCAAGTCGAATACATCAACGTCGGCGTGAATCTTGAGATATTGCCGCACGTCACAGGCGACGGCGGAGTGGATACCGGCGTCTACTCGCAGGTCTCATCCGTCACGGGTTTCGACAGCGCGAACGATCCGCAGATCTCGACGCGGCAGGCACAGACCAAAGTGATCTTGCGTGAAGGCCAGTCGCTTGTGATCGGTGGCCTCATCCAGAATCGGGACATCCGCAACCTGCAGAAGATTCCGATCCTCGGCGATCTGCCACTTGTCGGCGCGTTGTTTCGTTTCTATACGGAGACGCGCGAAAACACGAATTTGATCATCACCGTCACGCCGCACATCATCGCTGCCCCCGTGACGAGCGGTGTCGCGCCGATCGTCTCTCCGGTCCCATAGATTCGCGCGCTGCGAATCACCACGAAAGGAATCATCCTCATGCGCGGCAAGCCTGGAGCGCTCGTCCTTGCGTTAGCGTGCTCGGCCATGTTGTCGGGATGCAACGACCATTCTCTCTCTCTGACGCTCACGCCCAATCCGCTCATCGTCGGGTTGACCGACACGCAGGCCACGGTTCACGCGCACGTCGTGGCGCGCGGCTTCGGCTCGATCCCGTTCAACAGCGTGCAGTTCGCCGTGTTCAACGGCGACAACTCGATGCTTGCGAGCCAGACCGAACCGGTTGATGCGAAGATACCGGCGCAGCCGTTCGGCTTTGCCGTGGACAAGGACTACACGTTCCCGATCAACGGCGCGCTGGTCGCCCTGTCAGGCACGAAATACATCATGGTGAAGATCTTCGATCCAAACAACAACCTGCTCGCCCAATCGCGGTTGGACATCGACGTCCATCTGCTCCAAGGCTTGAGCATCCCATCCGTCTTGCA includes:
- a CDS encoding protein phosphatase 2C domain-containing protein — protein: MEVAVTSDVGTGQRHNDDGWCAEQLHKNVTLLAVADGFGRPQGVSASTVVLDAIRDRVRHELRRATLPSRTLTRNDLRELLVRAFADANDRLLRMSGGGDDYVSSGSTCSLILIVSEEAFVAHIGDSRAYLMRRGELVQLTSDEAIETDFVRSGSGQAGARSSRHALPLLTRALGVEPAANAPPKVTHYTLHPHDALFLCTDGACRGLSHSDIQTYLASTDRADTVAERIVGRSRAWGNTDNATVLFVRDANEHGTPRETLAIHRRSRRTLAAMFVVLGIFWIAMLFGVGLRAADDHLYLGVDQTGTVTLYAGLPTAIGGLPLHYVRGRFGTQVSALPAAARRELETGLPVDSVGEASTLVDQWREQQSKP
- a CDS encoding FtsW/RodA/SpoVE family cell cycle protein, with the protein product MARAAVKALTAIRLHRSDMPLLVVVGVCAIVLMTLLPLDGPIAWWPLPFVAIGFIVWSMMEPDADPVLLPILAALCSIGLLVVGRLDADLAGHQAQWMLLGIAIVIVGRPAFARYRRLVSVAYPWVAGTLLLFVLLRFFGHEVNGARLWFTFGRFNAQPVEIAKLFMVFFMASYLTENGLAIAATPLSHVRETIRLLGPLVLGWGVSIVTLAFQRDVGMAALFLGIFLVMLYAASKRTDLVLLFALIFAAGTWFVAAHYPYVGARVSGWLDPWSDPLGRGYQPEQGYFSLAAGGLFGTGYHLGQPGFIPDASTDYVFAAWAEEFGAIGGFALLALYLALVTRALRIAFFADDRFTALLATGFAAILGIQVFVIVGGVVGLVPLTGITLPFISYGGSSMVANILMLGLLRQFSVREAVESRSAGLNLSTAKSTA
- a CDS encoding secretin N-terminal domain-containing protein; protein product: MTFQRPLIAMIALTALLGLSSVPSSAQTAILEAVQSQQLPNGHARVLLQFNGPVSLRPTSPAPTTNYVLQIAGASSAPNVPTLQSINIGNVQSVALQQFGTTLTITFALTSPVQPTIASSPNGVYVVDVAPGQTPAQPQRSPFGAPSYATPTPTPASNGQLTKMIRLRYADVSEVVGILTNTGGQIAPSSVFNPQPSNVGVQQNGLGEGGFQGGFQGGFQGGFQGGFGQPSVGGYNQSPFGNNGYGGDQSGAQTGQRISDNLAIDRRLNAVILSGTADQIAQAEAIIRIIDVPVDSVLLDTEVLEVTDSGAKALGLDYSQTSTDPITHIYNQQSQILNNINAGAVPGSIPLQSNIFLLVSKGLAKVLASPKILTEDNQAAYILTGDSLPIRVTTPTSVGGVGAVSSQVEYINVGVNLEILPHVTGDGGVDTGVYSQVSSVTGFDSANDPQISTRQAQTKVILREGQSLVIGGLIQNRDIRNLQKIPILGDLPLVGALFRFYTETRENTNLIITVTPHIIAAPVTSGVAPIVSPVP